The following proteins are encoded in a genomic region of Corynebacterium atypicum:
- a CDS encoding restriction endonuclease, with protein MVARRREDGRWAAIQCKFCLPSTRLQKGQLDSFFEASGRTFSTESGVEAFANRLIISTTDKWSQNAEAMLENQAIPTNRIGVADIAASPINWDIAFPGSELVINLERKETFEPRPHQQEAIDKVLAGS; from the coding sequence TTGGTCGCTCGCCGCCGGGAGGATGGCCGGTGGGCGGCTATTCAGTGCAAGTTCTGTTTACCCTCAACACGCCTGCAAAAAGGGCAGCTTGATTCGTTTTTTGAGGCTTCGGGTCGGACCTTTAGCACCGAAAGCGGAGTAGAAGCGTTTGCTAATCGGCTGATCATCTCCACCACGGACAAGTGGTCTCAGAACGCGGAGGCGATGCTGGAGAATCAGGCGATTCCCACCAATCGTATCGGTGTGGCAGATATTGCTGCCTCGCCGATCAATTGGGACATTGCTTTTCCTGGCTCGGAGCTTGTGATCAACCTCGAGCGCAAGGAGACCTTCGAGCCGCGTCCGCATCAGCAGGAGGCCATTGACAAGGTTTTGGCCGGGTCATGA
- a CDS encoding DEAD/DEAH box helicase family protein, producing MPSIALLSQTLKEWAAQARLDVRSYAVCSDHKVSKSAEDIAAYDLKVPVSTDGAQIAARLEHGKRAAGLTVVFSTYQSIPAVHSAQAQGLDDFDLVICDEAHRTTGVTLAGEEASNFTRIHDADYVRARKRLYMTATPRLFDDAVNGKAAEHSAELASMDDEAIYGPEFHRLGFGEAVERGLLTDYKVLVMTVDEQLAADAMARFTPGVGEELTLDEASAMIGTWNALAKRSGKEQGTRFGFEDNAEPMRRTVAFARDIKTSKRIADSFPALIASHVEVLKESAVTNDVSLHNVGLRVQARHVDGSMNAMVRGGAITWLEAMPEGETTRMLTNARCLSEGVDVPALDSVVFFNPRNSMVDVVQSVGRVMRKSKGKDYGYIVLPVAIPPGMEPSVALNDNRRFKVVWQILNALRAHDDRFNAKVNSIALNERVPDDFPVVVDPVQPPGIDEPQPYEETKKEITQLVLFSVEKWQEALYTKIVDKVGTRTYWEDWADDVVDIAAAQVTRINALIDAADSRLLGEFDRFVEGLRGNLNDSITPDDAVSMLSQHLITAPVFDALFSGADFASHNPVSRVMQRMVDVLDDRQLDSETEKLEKFYASVRVRASEVTSAEGKQEVVRELYERFFRKAFRKQSEALGIVYTPVEIVDFILRAADDVSREHFGRGLSDNGVHVLETFMPRRIQTRANYDLAA from the coding sequence GTGCCTTCTATTGCCTTGTTGTCTCAGACGCTGAAGGAATGGGCGGCTCAGGCGCGTCTGGATGTGCGTTCTTATGCGGTGTGTTCCGATCACAAGGTGTCGAAGTCCGCGGAGGATATCGCCGCCTATGACCTTAAAGTTCCGGTCTCTACGGATGGTGCGCAGATTGCCGCCCGCCTTGAGCACGGCAAACGTGCCGCGGGGTTGACGGTGGTGTTTTCTACCTACCAGTCGATACCTGCGGTTCATAGTGCCCAGGCCCAGGGGCTCGACGACTTTGACCTTGTGATCTGTGATGAGGCGCACCGCACTACGGGTGTGACTCTGGCTGGTGAGGAGGCGAGCAACTTCACCCGGATCCACGATGCTGATTATGTGCGCGCGAGAAAGCGTCTGTACATGACGGCTACACCCAGGCTTTTCGACGACGCCGTCAATGGGAAGGCCGCCGAGCACTCGGCGGAGCTGGCGTCGATGGATGATGAGGCGATTTACGGCCCAGAATTCCATCGCCTAGGGTTCGGGGAGGCCGTCGAACGTGGACTGCTGACCGACTACAAGGTGCTGGTGATGACGGTCGACGAGCAGTTGGCGGCCGACGCGATGGCGCGCTTTACCCCGGGGGTGGGGGAGGAGCTCACCCTCGATGAGGCCAGTGCGATGATCGGCACCTGGAATGCGTTGGCGAAACGCTCCGGTAAGGAACAGGGCACGCGCTTTGGGTTTGAGGATAATGCTGAGCCGATGCGCCGGACGGTGGCGTTTGCCCGGGATATCAAGACGTCGAAGCGGATCGCGGACTCTTTCCCCGCGTTGATTGCCAGCCATGTTGAGGTGCTCAAGGAGTCGGCGGTGACCAATGATGTCTCCCTGCACAACGTAGGTTTGCGGGTGCAGGCCCGGCACGTGGATGGTTCCATGAATGCGATGGTGCGTGGTGGGGCGATCACGTGGCTGGAGGCCATGCCAGAGGGTGAGACCACGAGGATGCTCACGAATGCCCGCTGTCTGTCGGAGGGTGTGGATGTGCCAGCCCTGGACTCGGTGGTGTTTTTCAACCCGCGCAACTCCATGGTGGATGTGGTGCAGTCTGTGGGTCGGGTGATGCGTAAGTCGAAGGGCAAGGATTACGGCTACATCGTCTTGCCCGTCGCCATCCCACCTGGAATGGAACCGTCGGTGGCGCTCAATGATAACCGCCGTTTCAAGGTCGTTTGGCAGATTTTGAACGCGCTGCGCGCCCACGATGATCGGTTCAACGCTAAGGTCAATTCGATTGCGTTGAATGAGCGCGTCCCCGATGATTTCCCTGTTGTAGTCGACCCCGTGCAGCCCCCGGGGATAGATGAACCTCAACCTTACGAGGAGACCAAGAAGGAAATCACCCAGCTCGTGCTGTTCTCCGTGGAGAAATGGCAGGAGGCTTTGTATACGAAGATCGTGGATAAGGTGGGTACCCGCACGTACTGGGAGGACTGGGCTGACGATGTCGTCGACATCGCCGCCGCACAAGTTACCCGCATCAACGCGCTTATTGACGCCGCCGACTCGCGATTGCTTGGCGAGTTCGACCGCTTCGTCGAGGGCCTGCGGGGCAACCTCAATGATTCGATTACGCCTGACGATGCCGTCAGCATGCTCTCCCAGCATCTCATCACCGCGCCCGTCTTCGACGCGCTGTTTTCGGGTGCGGACTTCGCCTCCCACAACCCTGTCTCGCGGGTGATGCAGCGGATGGTGGATGTGCTCGATGACCGCCAGCTGGATTCTGAAACCGAGAAGCTCGAGAAGTTCTACGCCTCGGTGCGGGTGCGTGCTAGCGAGGTGACCTCGGCGGAGGGCAAGCAGGAGGTGGTCCGCGAGCTCTACGAGCGGTTCTTCCGTAAGGCTTTTAGGAAGCAGTCTGAGGCCTTGGGCATCGTCTACACCCCGGTGGAGATTGTGGACTTTATTCTGCGGGCGGCTGACGACGTTTCCCGAGAGCACTTTGGACGCGGGCTTAGTGACAATGGCGTGCACGTCTTAGAAACTTTCATGCCACGACGGATACAAACGCGCGCGAACTACGATTTGGCCGCCTGA
- a CDS encoding recombinase family protein codes for MARTVTAIPATRALHTGAPLGQTTLRRVAGYARVSTDHDDQVTSYEAQVDYYTRYISDHAGWQFVKVYTDEGITGTSTKHRAGFQQMVTDALDGKIDLIITKSVSRFARNTVDSLTTVRALKDKGVEVFFEKEGIWTFDAKGELLITIMSSLAQEEARSISENVTWGHRKRFADGKVTVPYSRFLGYDKGEDGNLVVNPEQAKLVRRIYGMYLEGHSIRHIAHTLTDEPATYTAAGNKTWPYQSVRSILTNEKYKGDALLQKSYTADFLTKKQVINEGEVPQYYVTGNHEAIISPAVWDFVQAEIAKGARDQRTQHRTRPFSSTLICGQCGHFFGSKTWHAGSKYEKVIWRCGHKYSGQEKCATGHISDQRLKDMLLKAIRLRFGSPTDTGVNQAVLDALDTSDLEVEAAGLLAQINEVAKKLQSMIARNARVAQDQQSYEKAFNASHEQHQTLLAEHAAVVAEIQNKNNRLAAYHYYMQETANLDLDRLVFSPYLCVALLDKGTVDVDGNVTFQFRDGSTQVVAIKQ; via the coding sequence GTCGACTACTACACCCGCTACATTAGCGATCACGCGGGCTGGCAGTTCGTGAAGGTCTACACCGACGAAGGCATCACAGGCACCTCAACCAAACACCGCGCTGGATTCCAGCAGATGGTCACCGACGCGCTCGACGGCAAGATCGACCTGATCATCACCAAGAGTGTGTCCCGGTTCGCCCGCAACACCGTCGACTCGCTCACCACCGTTCGAGCCCTCAAAGACAAAGGCGTGGAGGTCTTCTTCGAAAAAGAAGGCATCTGGACCTTCGACGCCAAAGGCGAGCTCCTCATCACCATCATGAGTTCCCTCGCCCAAGAAGAAGCCCGCTCCATCTCAGAAAACGTCACCTGGGGACACCGCAAACGCTTCGCCGACGGCAAAGTCACCGTCCCATACTCCCGCTTCCTCGGATACGACAAGGGTGAAGACGGCAACCTCGTCGTCAACCCTGAGCAGGCAAAACTGGTGCGCCGCATCTACGGCATGTACCTGGAAGGCCACTCCATCAGGCATATCGCGCACACCCTGACAGACGAGCCAGCAACCTACACGGCAGCAGGGAATAAAACCTGGCCTTACCAGTCCGTGCGCTCCATTCTCACCAACGAGAAATACAAAGGAGACGCACTCCTGCAAAAGAGCTACACCGCAGACTTCCTCACTAAGAAGCAAGTCATCAACGAGGGCGAAGTACCCCAGTACTACGTCACCGGAAACCACGAGGCCATCATCAGCCCCGCCGTGTGGGACTTTGTCCAAGCCGAAATCGCTAAAGGCGCTAGAGATCAGCGAACACAGCACCGCACCCGCCCCTTCTCATCCACCCTCATCTGCGGCCAATGCGGACACTTCTTCGGATCGAAAACCTGGCACGCGGGCAGTAAGTACGAAAAGGTCATCTGGCGGTGCGGCCACAAATACTCAGGCCAGGAAAAATGCGCCACCGGGCACATCAGCGATCAACGACTCAAGGACATGTTACTTAAGGCCATTCGCCTTCGATTCGGCTCACCGACCGACACAGGCGTCAACCAAGCCGTTCTCGACGCCCTCGACACGAGTGACCTGGAAGTTGAGGCCGCCGGGCTTCTCGCACAGATCAATGAGGTGGCCAAAAAGCTCCAATCGATGATCGCCCGCAACGCACGAGTCGCTCAAGACCAGCAATCCTACGAGAAGGCGTTCAACGCAAGCCACGAACAGCACCAGACGCTGTTAGCTGAACACGCTGCCGTGGTCGCCGAGATCCAGAACAAAAACAACCGACTGGCCGCCTACCACTATTACATGCAGGAGACCGCCAACCTTGATCTTGACCGCTTGGTCTTCAGCCCATACCTCTGCGTAGCTTTGCTCGATAAAGGCACCGTCGACGTCGACGGCAACGTCACCTTTCAATTTCGCGACGGCAGCACCCAAGTAGTCGCCATCAAGCAGTAA